In the Thermodesulfobacteriota bacterium genome, one interval contains:
- a CDS encoding alpha/beta hydrolase gives MPLPYPVVVVPGITATYLKDEYDLPPEYVWTVMTKKYERVALHPNDLRYEAQEPARLRPDQIYEIAYKELIEELRYNLRSEEDKKVPVFPFGYDWRMRLDDIQAELDSFIQEVIDRTKLLKHYHRAGYQDDPKVNLVGHSMGGLIIAGYLKSKGRQAPVHKVATIATPYQGSFEAVIKVTTGTANLGTSPPSSREREAARVTPALYYLVPSFSGGLEVPEGVPRSLFDPAAWQPSIVQSIKEWIRLKGLPTPDQELVAKRIFSAMLKSGKDHRANMDAFRLSDAGMSADRWLAVVGVDSVTRVRLRIVKNGRFPEFDFKTSDRDNKWFPARITDPECRLTGDGTVPFEGAVPKFLAPENLVCVTPGDFGYWEIGDQILTSVGGFHGILPKMNMLHRLLVRFFTDAPDKRDNTWGRRAPSVAEGTWRPPLALKDKTLG, from the coding sequence ATGCCTTTACCTTACCCCGTCGTAGTAGTGCCCGGCATTACCGCGACTTATTTAAAGGACGAGTACGACCTCCCGCCCGAATACGTCTGGACGGTGATGACGAAGAAATACGAGCGCGTCGCTCTCCACCCGAACGACCTCCGCTACGAGGCTCAGGAGCCCGCGCGTCTCAGGCCGGACCAGATCTACGAGATCGCGTACAAGGAATTGATCGAAGAGCTCCGCTACAACCTCCGCTCTGAGGAGGACAAGAAGGTGCCCGTCTTTCCATTCGGCTACGACTGGCGCATGAGGCTCGATGACATACAGGCGGAGCTCGACTCTTTCATTCAGGAAGTGATCGACAGGACGAAGCTCCTCAAGCACTACCACAGGGCCGGCTATCAGGACGACCCTAAAGTGAACCTCGTCGGGCACTCGATGGGCGGTCTGATTATAGCGGGATACCTGAAAAGCAAGGGCCGTCAGGCCCCGGTGCACAAGGTCGCGACCATAGCGACGCCATATCAGGGCTCTTTCGAGGCGGTGATTAAGGTGACGACGGGCACTGCCAATCTGGGGACGTCCCCTCCCAGCTCGCGCGAGAGGGAAGCCGCCCGCGTCACTCCCGCGCTCTATTACCTCGTCCCGAGCTTCAGCGGCGGTCTCGAAGTGCCCGAGGGCGTGCCCCGCTCGCTCTTCGACCCCGCCGCGTGGCAGCCGAGCATAGTGCAGTCTATAAAGGAGTGGATAAGGCTCAAGGGCCTTCCGACCCCCGATCAGGAATTGGTAGCGAAGAGGATATTTTCGGCCATGCTCAAGTCGGGCAAAGACCACCGCGCGAATATGGACGCGTTCAGATTATCCGACGCAGGCATGAGCGCCGACAGGTGGCTCGCGGTAGTCGGCGTGGATTCCGTAACGAGGGTGCGGCTCAGGATCGTGAAGAACGGCAGGTTCCCCGAATTCGATTTCAAGACCTCGGACAGGGACAACAAGTGGTTCCCGGCGAGGATCACAGACCCGGAGTGCAGGCTCACGGGCGACGGCACCGTGCCGTTCGAGGGAGCAGTGCCTAAATTCCTCGCCCCTGAGAACCTCGTCTGCGTCACGCCGGGAGATTTCGGGTACTGGGAAATAGGAGACCAGATACTCACCAGTGTGGGCGGATTCCACGGAATACTGCCCAAGATGAACATGCTCCACAGGCTGCTGGTAAGATTCTTCACCGACGCTCCCGACAAGCGCGACAACACATGGGGCCGCCGCGCCCCCAGCGTCGCC
- a CDS encoding DUF3574 domain-containing protein: MTALLTVSVLSCTDSAGNLRGTVQPFYGQPYVQTILVFGLSRPGGTISEEEWINFVDTYVTPEFKEGLTIIDSDGQWMMESGEVIKEDSKILILLYENESSAGVDDAIEEIKETYKKLFNQEAVLRITSAAGVSF, translated from the coding sequence TTGACAGCGCTCTTAACAGTCTCGGTCCTCTCATGCACTGACTCTGCAGGGAACCTGAGGGGGACAGTCCAGCCCTTCTACGGCCAGCCCTACGTGCAGACTATCCTGGTGTTCGGGCTGTCCAGGCCCGGCGGAACGATATCCGAAGAAGAGTGGATAAACTTCGTCGACACCTACGTTACGCCGGAATTCAAGGAAGGGCTTACGATCATCGATTCCGACGGCCAGTGGATGATGGAGTCGGGAGAGGTGATAAAGGAGGATTCTAAGATATTGATCCTGCTTTACGAAAACGAATCGAGCGCCGGGGTCGACGACGCCATAGAGGAGATAAAGGAGACGTACAAAAAGCTTTTCAATCAGGAAGCCGTGCTCCGCATAACGTCCGCCGCGGGGGTGTCGTTCTAG
- a CDS encoding DUF3793 family protein, with protein sequence MLELVNRISRKFHNWKNEVNELPGSEPEFQKWLFIHIAGVLFGGKAGELLTLSSVQCGLPFDRQLEVIDTLSGKWAYSYLLLYKNSDSAKVIFYKESGVRKALSEIPPCILEGDLNYMAGIEPEEFLREISLRWKTTGGIPHEIGVALGYPVKDVLGYMGLLPLECNGICGWRIYGDPASSLHKCRMYTRAKQGAMAFLAA encoded by the coding sequence ATGCTTGAGTTAGTAAACAGGATTTCCCGAAAGTTCCATAACTGGAAAAATGAGGTCAATGAGCTTCCCGGCTCGGAACCGGAATTCCAGAAATGGCTCTTCATTCATATTGCTGGCGTCCTCTTCGGCGGAAAGGCGGGCGAGCTCCTGACCCTCTCCTCCGTCCAGTGCGGGCTCCCTTTTGACCGGCAGCTCGAAGTTATCGACACGCTTTCGGGCAAATGGGCATACTCCTATCTGCTCCTCTATAAAAATTCGGACTCAGCGAAGGTGATCTTCTATAAAGAGAGCGGAGTAAGGAAGGCTTTGTCCGAAATTCCGCCCTGCATACTCGAAGGGGACTTGAATTACATGGCAGGCATAGAGCCTGAAGAGTTCCTCAGGGAGATCAGCCTCCGCTGGAAGACGACGGGCGGGATACCGCACGAGATAGGCGTCGCGCTAGGCTACCCGGTCAAGGACGTGCTCGGTTATATGGGTCTCCTGCCGCTCGAATGCAACGGCATATGCGGCTGGCGCATCTACGGAGACCCTGCTTCGTCTCTCCATAAATGCAGGATGTATACCCGCGCCAAACAGGGCGCTATGGCTTTCCTGGCGGCGTGA
- a CDS encoding 4Fe-4S binding protein → MSYFIVPEKCIMCDACRPVCPRNAISAAEVEKTYIIDSGLCNDCQNVSHVRCVPQCPVDAIVGPRAS, encoded by the coding sequence ATGAGTTACTTCATCGTTCCCGAGAAATGCATAATGTGCGATGCGTGTCGTCCGGTTTGTCCCCGTAATGCCATAAGCGCAGCCGAGGTGGAGAAGACCTATATTATCGACTCCGGCCTCTGCAACGATTGTCAGAACGTTTCTCACGTCCGCTGTGTTCCGCAATGCCCCGTGGATGCGATTGTGGGGCCGCGAGCATCCTGA